A genomic segment from Spongiibacter sp. IMCC21906 encodes:
- a CDS encoding DUF502 domain-containing protein yields MNRIKHFIRQSFIGGFLVIAPAVIILLAFRWAVNGVRDLIAPLATPLANASGAPPLLIDILVVFSILFTCFVVGTLVATSAGRLIQNFIDRHLSRFAPGYRMVRDILKQMLGNDSNSPFNRGEVAVVKLYGVDIPTMATAIITSRHDNGWFSVFVPTGPNPTSGFVYHLPPECVQPRPDIKLDTAFKSIIACGAGSAELNITAGVVDLEPS; encoded by the coding sequence ATGAACAGAATCAAGCATTTCATTCGCCAATCCTTTATCGGTGGTTTTTTGGTTATTGCCCCGGCAGTGATCATCTTGCTGGCGTTTCGCTGGGCGGTAAATGGGGTCAGAGATTTGATTGCCCCGCTGGCAACACCACTGGCTAACGCCTCAGGGGCGCCGCCACTGCTGATAGACATCCTAGTGGTCTTCAGCATTTTATTTACCTGCTTTGTGGTGGGCACCTTAGTTGCCACCAGCGCAGGGCGGCTGATACAGAATTTTATCGATCGCCACCTTTCCCGCTTTGCTCCAGGCTACCGTATGGTGCGGGATATCCTTAAGCAAATGCTCGGCAATGACAGCAACTCGCCCTTTAATCGCGGCGAGGTGGCCGTGGTCAAACTCTATGGCGTCGATATTCCCACCATGGCAACCGCCATCATTACCAGCCGCCACGACAATGGCTGGTTTAGCGTTTTTGTTCCCACCGGCCCCAATCCCACCTCGGGCTTTGTTTATCATCTGCCTCCAGAGTGTGTTCAGCCCCGTCCCGATATCAAGCTGGATACCGCTTTTAAATCCATCATCGCCTGTGGTGCCGGTTCTGCCGAGCTAAACATTACCGCTGGTGTCGTCGACCTTGAGCCAAGCTAA
- a CDS encoding VWA domain-containing protein, protein MDTVLLQFIRHLRHHGIAVSPAETLDAMRVAATLGYSNKQLLYDGLQSCLAKSCQEQAQFAECFVKFFNFTNASTPPQQDSDAEASTAEHDASGNREPGNNSEPGSHGNSTPALPGRGSGGGGQGESLQLELMQAAAEIGLENIRYPSQRNLYRNRLEQALAHSVTGLELHQLEQGKQEDRQRARWLRQRREQALQQAGELVDRQLQLNNQAETRQHQEARMKDMAIGAIDSYYRKQLPELVRKLARKLASRHRQHYRRSHRGRLDLGKTLKQNIAYDGVPFRRHWKSTRKTRSELFVLCDISGSVATWSELLLVFLHALSDVIPKTRSFVFCNESVEVSDYFQRFSSEQAISEIFRQHGMASSGYGSALDGFFTNHGADISRHSTVIILGDGRCNGSATGIESLRKIYQRARLVLWFNPEARNRWDTGDSEIRRFRSACHHIAECGSIRQLERLLDDLLTVLH, encoded by the coding sequence GTGGATACGGTTCTTCTACAGTTTATTCGTCATTTGCGCCACCACGGCATCGCGGTATCCCCCGCTGAAACCTTGGACGCCATGCGAGTGGCGGCAACGCTGGGCTATAGCAATAAACAGCTACTCTACGATGGCTTGCAAAGCTGTCTAGCTAAATCCTGCCAAGAGCAGGCGCAGTTTGCCGAGTGCTTTGTAAAATTTTTTAATTTCACTAACGCCTCGACTCCACCACAGCAAGATTCAGACGCTGAAGCTAGCACTGCAGAGCACGACGCCTCTGGCAACCGTGAACCCGGCAACAATAGTGAACCCGGTAGCCATGGCAATTCCACTCCAGCCCTACCGGGTAGAGGCAGCGGCGGTGGAGGCCAAGGCGAAAGTCTACAACTCGAATTAATGCAGGCTGCCGCCGAGATCGGCCTTGAAAATATTCGCTATCCCAGCCAGCGCAATCTCTATCGTAATCGCTTAGAACAGGCGCTAGCCCACTCCGTCACCGGCCTTGAGCTTCACCAACTTGAACAGGGCAAGCAAGAAGATCGACAACGGGCGCGCTGGTTGCGGCAGCGACGAGAACAGGCTCTGCAGCAAGCCGGTGAGCTCGTTGACCGCCAACTGCAACTTAACAACCAGGCGGAAACCCGCCAACACCAAGAAGCCAGAATGAAGGATATGGCCATTGGTGCCATCGACAGTTACTACCGCAAGCAGCTGCCAGAACTGGTTCGCAAGCTCGCCCGAAAGCTGGCCTCCCGGCATCGCCAGCATTATCGCCGCAGTCATCGTGGTCGCTTAGATCTGGGCAAAACCCTCAAACAAAACATCGCCTACGATGGCGTACCGTTTCGCCGCCATTGGAAAAGCACTCGCAAAACCCGCAGTGAGTTGTTTGTGCTCTGCGACATCAGCGGCTCAGTGGCCACCTGGTCCGAGTTACTGCTGGTCTTTCTCCACGCCTTGAGCGACGTCATCCCCAAAACCCGCAGCTTTGTATTTTGTAATGAAAGTGTAGAGGTAAGCGATTACTTTCAACGCTTTAGCTCTGAGCAAGCCATCAGCGAGATTTTCCGCCAACACGGCATGGCCAGCAGTGGCTATGGCAGTGCCTTGGATGGCTTTTTTACTAACCACGGTGCCGATATCAGCCGGCACTCCACCGTGATTATTTTAGGTGATGGTCGTTGCAACGGTTCGGCAACCGGTATTGAATCACTGCGTAAAATTTACCAACGCGCACGGTTGGTTTTGTGGTTCAATCCCGAAGCGCGCAATCGTTGGGACACGGGTGATTCAGAAATACGCCGGTTTCGCAGCGCCTGCCACCATATTGCTGAATGCGGTAGCATTCGGCAGTTGGAGCGACTACTAGATGATCTGCTCACGGTGCTGCATTAA
- a CDS encoding MoxR family ATPase gives MKPPQAIQDLIANLATQGYIASSSIATTLYLAQQLERPILIEGPPGVGKTELANATSAMLGSPLLRLQCYEGLDESKALYDWKYSKQLLYVQVLKEQLHELLAGASGLHAAVERLHNFDDIFYSENFLEPRPLLKALQTETPALLLIDEIDKADYEFESLLLEILADFQVSIPEIGRITAKANPLVMLTSNNTRELSDALKRRCLHLYIPFPEAKLEAQIVQSRVPNAPAELRQQLVNFVQQLREMDLKKLPAISETIDWARSLILLHSQELSTDLVQDTLNVLLKYEEDIALVTPEISQLLKARH, from the coding sequence ATGAAACCACCCCAAGCCATTCAAGACCTTATCGCCAACTTGGCGACTCAGGGATATATCGCCAGTTCGAGTATTGCCACCACCTTATATTTAGCCCAGCAGCTAGAACGGCCTATTCTGATAGAAGGCCCACCCGGGGTCGGTAAAACCGAACTGGCCAACGCCACCTCGGCCATGCTGGGCTCGCCGCTGCTGCGCTTGCAATGCTACGAAGGTCTAGATGAAAGTAAGGCGCTATACGACTGGAAATACAGCAAGCAACTACTCTATGTGCAGGTATTGAAAGAGCAGCTCCATGAGCTGTTAGCGGGGGCCAGCGGCCTGCACGCAGCGGTGGAGCGGCTGCATAATTTTGACGACATCTTTTACTCAGAAAATTTTCTTGAGCCACGGCCGTTGCTCAAAGCACTGCAAACCGAAACCCCCGCACTCCTGTTGATTGATGAAATTGATAAAGCCGACTACGAATTTGAATCATTGCTGCTGGAAATTCTTGCCGACTTTCAGGTTAGCATTCCCGAAATTGGCCGTATCACAGCCAAGGCCAATCCACTGGTAATGCTCACGAGCAACAATACCCGGGAATTAAGTGATGCCCTTAAACGCCGCTGCCTCCACCTGTACATCCCTTTTCCAGAAGCCAAGCTGGAAGCGCAAATTGTGCAAAGCCGGGTGCCGAATGCACCCGCAGAACTGCGTCAACAACTGGTCAACTTTGTACAACAATTGCGGGAGATGGATCTGAAGAAACTCCCCGCTATCAGTGAAACCATTGATTGGGCACGCAGCTTGATACTGCTGCATAGCCAAGAACTCTCCACTGACCTGGTGCAAGACACGCTGAACGTATTGCTCAAATACGAGGAGGATATTGCGCTGGTGACGCCAGAAATATCCCAGTTGCTGAAAGCCCGGCATTAA
- a CDS encoding cupin domain-containing protein, translated as MDAARLIEHLQLEPHIEGGFFRRSYTSSATSQAEISSLPGTAASRPAMSSIYYLLSNHSPTGFLHRNRSEIMHYWQGGGAIRYTLLLQDGSLRCAVLGPDLLAGQQLQLLAPANCWKASELIASHYDYGLISEAVCPGFDYQDHQLATPIDIQSQFSQHWPTLAHLVKALPHNENRP; from the coding sequence ATGGACGCGGCCCGCCTTATCGAGCATTTACAGCTAGAACCCCACATCGAGGGCGGTTTTTTTCGCCGCAGCTATACCTCATCAGCAACGTCCCAAGCCGAGATATCGTCTCTGCCTGGCACGGCAGCATCACGACCGGCAATGAGCAGCATTTATTATCTGCTCAGCAATCACAGTCCCACCGGTTTTTTGCACCGCAATCGCTCAGAAATCATGCATTACTGGCAGGGCGGCGGCGCCATTCGCTATACCCTTCTGCTGCAGGATGGCAGTTTACGCTGTGCCGTGTTGGGACCAGACCTGCTCGCCGGGCAGCAACTCCAATTACTGGCTCCCGCTAACTGCTGGAAGGCCAGCGAGCTTATTGCGAGTCACTATGACTACGGCTTAATTTCCGAGGCGGTCTGCCCCGGTTTTGATTACCAAGACCACCAACTCGCCACCCCCATCGACATACAATCCCAATTTTCTCAGCACTGGCCAACCCTTGCCCATCTGGTCAAAGCCCTGCCGCATAACGAGAACCGTCCATGA
- the moaA gene encoding GTP 3',8-cyclase MoaA, whose amino-acid sequence MTEPTLPLQDDFGRRVDYLRLSVTDRCDFRCVYCMAEDMQFLPRSQILSLEQLYDISSAFVRLGVKKIRLTGGEPLVRNNMLQLVEQLGQLDGLEQLHLTTNGSRLDKFAKPLKAAGLSGINISLDSLQPERFKQLTRTGDLHKVLAGIDAARDAGFKRIKLNAVVLKGRNDDEVVDLVEFARDREIDISFIEEMPLGQIDEHNRALAFCSSEEIRQQIQQRYPLTASDETTGGPSRYYRMTDSTSRIGFISPHSHNFCHLCNRVRLTVEGRLLLCLGNEHSADLKSVVDQFPGNQKRLEQAILDAMPLKPERHHFDLDDSPQIVRFMNMTGG is encoded by the coding sequence ATGACTGAACCTACGTTGCCATTACAAGACGACTTTGGCCGCCGAGTTGATTACCTACGCCTGTCGGTCACTGATCGCTGCGATTTTCGCTGCGTGTACTGCATGGCAGAAGATATGCAGTTTCTGCCACGCTCGCAGATTCTCAGCCTTGAGCAGCTTTACGATATTTCCAGCGCATTCGTTCGCCTGGGCGTCAAAAAAATTCGCCTGACCGGCGGTGAGCCCCTGGTTCGCAACAATATGTTACAACTCGTTGAGCAGCTGGGGCAGCTCGACGGCTTAGAGCAGCTACACCTCACCACCAATGGCTCTCGGCTGGATAAATTTGCCAAACCCCTAAAGGCCGCGGGACTGAGTGGGATCAATATTAGCTTAGACAGTCTGCAGCCCGAGCGCTTTAAACAGCTCACCCGAACCGGCGACCTGCACAAGGTGCTGGCAGGAATTGATGCCGCCCGAGATGCGGGGTTTAAACGCATCAAGCTCAATGCAGTGGTACTCAAAGGCCGCAACGATGACGAAGTGGTGGATTTGGTAGAATTTGCCCGGGATCGGGAAATAGACATCAGCTTTATTGAAGAAATGCCCTTAGGTCAAATTGACGAGCACAACCGAGCCCTCGCTTTTTGCAGCAGTGAAGAGATTCGTCAGCAAATTCAGCAACGTTACCCATTAACCGCATCAGACGAAACAACCGGCGGTCCGTCCCGTTATTACCGCATGACCGATAGCACCAGCCGCATTGGTTTTATCTCTCCCCACAGTCACAATTTTTGCCATCTATGTAACCGGGTGAGACTCACCGTAGAAGGCCGGCTACTGTTGTGTCTGGGCAATGAACACTCCGCCGATTTAAAAAGTGTGGTTGACCAGTTCCCCGGCAACCAAAAACGACTTGAACAGGCGATTTTAGATGCCATGCCCCTCAAGCCTGAGCGTCACCATTTTGACTTGGACGACTCTCCACAAATCGTCCGCTTTATGAATATGACCGGCGGCTAG
- the murI gene encoding glutamate racemase, producing MLVFDSGVGSLSIGAEIHRLLPDLDLLYAMDRGGFPYGQWQEQPLAEHICRKILDVLIDHPCDMLVVACNSASTAVLPSLRSQVAIPVVGVVPAIKPAAQQSSSGVIGLLATPGTISRPYTAQLIADFASHCHVITAGDPGLASAVETFFWRGENSPAAWRQAIMHLAEKPRFAEMDTVVLACTHFPLVQQQLAKELTLFGKEVSWIDSGQAIARRVAQLLNESGTTRELKQTGSQEALLLGEPEDSDSLAAVLKNRGIRLLSGR from the coding sequence GTGCTGGTCTTTGATTCCGGCGTCGGCTCGTTGAGTATCGGCGCCGAAATTCATCGTCTGCTTCCCGATCTTGATCTACTTTATGCAATGGACCGGGGCGGCTTTCCTTACGGTCAATGGCAAGAACAGCCACTGGCTGAGCATATTTGTCGCAAAATCCTCGACGTACTAATCGATCACCCCTGCGATATGCTCGTGGTCGCTTGTAACTCTGCCAGCACGGCCGTATTACCGTCACTGAGGTCCCAAGTTGCTATTCCCGTGGTGGGCGTGGTACCTGCCATTAAACCCGCAGCCCAACAAAGCAGCAGTGGCGTCATCGGTCTGCTGGCCACACCCGGTACCATTTCACGCCCCTACACCGCGCAACTCATTGCTGATTTTGCCAGCCATTGCCACGTTATTACCGCTGGTGACCCCGGCCTAGCAAGCGCAGTAGAAACCTTTTTTTGGCGGGGTGAAAACTCACCAGCGGCGTGGCGACAAGCCATTATGCACCTTGCAGAAAAACCACGATTCGCCGAGATGGACACGGTCGTACTGGCCTGCACCCATTTTCCCCTGGTGCAACAGCAACTGGCTAAAGAATTAACCCTGTTCGGTAAGGAGGTCAGCTGGATCGACTCGGGGCAAGCCATTGCCAGGCGCGTGGCACAGCTGCTGAACGAATCCGGGACAACACGAGAATTGAAGCAAACCGGCAGCCAAGAGGCCCTACTCCTCGGCGAGCCCGAGGACAGCGACAGCTTGGCAGCGGTATTAAAAAACCGTGGAATTCGTCTACTCAGCGGCCGTTAA
- a CDS encoding peroxiredoxin, producing MSIQVGDKIPSLNLKVLGEKGPEDISTDSIFSGKKVVMFAVPGAFTPGCSVTHLPGYVVNADTIKARGVDTIACLAVNDAFVMDAWGKASNAEELLMLADGNAEFTKAVGLEMDGSGFGMGLRSQRYAMIVDDGKISHLAVEPAGGVDVSAAEKILKQL from the coding sequence ATGAGCATACAAGTTGGCGACAAGATTCCCTCTTTAAACTTGAAGGTTCTGGGAGAAAAGGGCCCTGAAGACATTAGTACTGACAGTATTTTTAGCGGTAAAAAAGTCGTGATGTTTGCCGTCCCCGGCGCATTTACCCCCGGCTGCAGCGTAACCCACCTGCCCGGTTACGTCGTTAATGCCGATACCATCAAAGCCAGGGGCGTAGACACCATTGCCTGCCTGGCCGTGAACGATGCCTTTGTTATGGACGCTTGGGGCAAAGCCTCGAATGCAGAAGAGCTGCTGATGCTAGCCGACGGCAACGCCGAGTTTACCAAAGCGGTAGGACTGGAAATGGACGGCAGTGGTTTTGGCATGGGGCTGCGCTCACAACGCTACGCGATGATTGTCGACGACGGTAAAATCTCTCATTTAGCCGTAGAACCCGCTGGTGGCGTTGATGTTAGCGCCGCGGAAAAAATCCTCAAACAACTGTGA
- a CDS encoding adenosylcobinamide-GDP ribazoletransferase → MIHWRREWQTLLLAIGFLTRIPVPNDPDFSEEKLNRACLYFPLVGLLLAAVGAGVFVIADQLFPSITVAVLLSMAATLFVSGGFHEDGLADCADGFGGGQTVDDVLRIMKDSRLGSFAVLTLFSVLAIKAASLVALAEAGKLVGALLFAHVLSRWFAISFMFDLVYVRSQGKAQPLARQMTRAEFLLAGLPVLPLFLFCSWASLLMLIVVLLVLKLAATLWLKRRLGGYTGDVLGGLQQLSELAVYLVLLAYI, encoded by the coding sequence ATGATTCACTGGCGCCGGGAGTGGCAAACATTGCTACTGGCAATAGGTTTTTTAACTCGGATTCCGGTTCCGAATGACCCGGATTTTAGCGAGGAAAAGCTCAATCGCGCCTGTCTGTATTTTCCGCTGGTGGGGTTATTGTTAGCTGCTGTTGGCGCAGGGGTGTTTGTCATTGCCGATCAGCTTTTCCCCTCTATTACCGTTGCTGTGCTGCTGTCGATGGCAGCTACCTTGTTTGTGAGCGGCGGGTTTCACGAAGATGGTCTCGCAGATTGCGCTGATGGTTTTGGGGGTGGGCAGACCGTCGACGATGTGCTGCGCATAATGAAAGATTCCCGCTTGGGTAGCTTTGCCGTACTGACCTTGTTTTCAGTGCTGGCTATTAAAGCGGCCAGTCTGGTGGCATTGGCAGAAGCCGGGAAACTGGTGGGCGCACTGCTTTTTGCCCATGTGCTCAGCCGCTGGTTTGCCATCTCCTTTATGTTCGATCTTGTCTATGTACGCTCTCAAGGTAAAGCTCAGCCACTAGCCAGACAAATGACCAGAGCTGAGTTCTTGCTGGCGGGCTTGCCCGTGCTACCGCTGTTCTTGTTCTGCTCGTGGGCGAGCTTGTTGATGCTTATCGTCGTTTTACTGGTGCTTAAGCTTGCTGCGACGCTGTGGCTGAAGCGCCGCTTGGGGGGCTATACCGGCGATGTGCTGGGTGGCTTGCAACAACTGTCTGAACTGGCTGTCTATTTAGTGCTTCTAGCTTATATTTAG
- a CDS encoding glycine zipper 2TM domain-containing protein — MDKSMLVGGIFGAVAVTAVGSYAGYSYLDSSPEFAEVINVQPVVETYFTDREQCYDEVVQRQAEVKDTNQITGAVIGAVIGGVLGNQVGGGNGKKVATVAGAAAGGYAGKKVQQRQQAGNVVSTTERRCEMVQDRHEKITGYEVEYSLDGEVGTVTMDNKPNGNTIPVSKGQLVLNAITPNPES; from the coding sequence ATGGATAAGTCCATGCTAGTAGGCGGTATTTTTGGAGCCGTTGCGGTAACGGCGGTGGGCAGTTATGCAGGTTATAGTTACTTGGACAGCTCGCCAGAGTTTGCCGAGGTGATCAATGTCCAACCTGTAGTAGAAACTTATTTTACAGACCGGGAGCAGTGCTATGACGAAGTAGTACAGCGCCAGGCGGAAGTAAAAGACACAAATCAAATTACCGGCGCTGTGATTGGTGCGGTTATTGGTGGCGTACTAGGCAACCAGGTTGGTGGCGGCAATGGTAAAAAAGTGGCCACGGTTGCGGGTGCGGCCGCAGGTGGTTACGCGGGTAAAAAAGTTCAGCAGCGTCAGCAGGCGGGTAATGTGGTTTCCACCACTGAGCGCCGTTGTGAAATGGTTCAAGATCGGCACGAAAAAATCACCGGTTATGAAGTGGAATATAGCCTTGATGGCGAAGTGGGCACGGTTACCATGGACAACAAACCTAACGGCAATACCATTCCTGTTAGCAAAGGCCAATTGGTGTTAAATGCCATTACGCCGAACCCAGAAAGTTAA
- a CDS encoding PA2779 family protein yields the protein MRKTTQKSTAALIMSLFIAWAGLVSSAATAAVIDTEQMITQQQLASDKADMKQALAKGDVKERLLALGVSPEDVDSRIDSLTASELAMLQDKMDDMPAGSGALGLLALLVLIFFITDIIGVTDIFPFVNPAN from the coding sequence ATGAGAAAAACGACGCAGAAGTCGACAGCCGCACTAATTATGAGTCTTTTCATTGCATGGGCAGGCTTGGTCTCGAGTGCAGCCACCGCGGCCGTTATCGATACTGAGCAGATGATTACTCAGCAACAACTCGCTTCCGACAAGGCCGATATGAAACAAGCTCTCGCTAAGGGCGATGTGAAGGAGCGCTTGCTGGCTTTGGGAGTTTCTCCAGAAGATGTCGATTCGCGGATTGATTCACTAACGGCGAGTGAGCTGGCAATGTTGCAAGATAAAATGGACGACATGCCTGCGGGTTCTGGTGCATTAGGTCTGTTAGCACTGTTGGTTCTGATTTTCTTTATCACTGATATTATTGGTGTGACGGATATTTTCCCCTTTGTGAACCCAGCTAATTAA
- a CDS encoding PA2778 family cysteine peptidase translates to MLLCMALGACTTVPSFEQPQDISQQALLDVPFFPQQDYYCGPAALAEVANFRNVETDQDAVASKTFIPGRKGSLAIEMSAATRQLGLLPYPLEKEFGALLSELDSGNPVLVLQNLGFGWYPKWHYALAVGYRLGDNTLILHSGEQRNYEIPFATFIRTWQRADQWARVVVDSTTVPTTAEPLRYLRSALAFEQTGRPELAYVFYQQALTQWPKEPAVLTAAANAALNTGDSRRARNLFESLLRNNPKEPNIWNNYAYALQADGCDMAASMAISVALQLAPDEEAFKQSAKDFLSGRGFDPEHCPQPDGPLPF, encoded by the coding sequence ATGCTGTTGTGCATGGCGCTTGGCGCTTGCACAACAGTTCCTTCGTTTGAACAACCTCAGGATATATCACAGCAAGCGCTGTTAGATGTTCCTTTCTTTCCTCAGCAAGATTATTACTGTGGCCCGGCCGCGCTCGCGGAAGTGGCTAATTTCCGTAATGTTGAAACCGATCAAGATGCGGTTGCCAGCAAAACCTTTATTCCTGGGCGCAAAGGTTCCCTGGCAATAGAAATGTCTGCCGCTACTCGGCAATTAGGGCTTTTGCCTTATCCTCTTGAAAAAGAATTTGGCGCATTACTGTCAGAGTTAGATTCGGGTAATCCTGTTCTGGTATTGCAGAACTTAGGTTTTGGCTGGTATCCCAAATGGCATTATGCGTTGGCGGTTGGCTACCGTCTGGGCGACAACACGTTAATTTTGCATTCGGGCGAACAACGCAATTACGAAATTCCCTTTGCGACGTTTATTCGCACATGGCAGCGGGCAGATCAGTGGGCAAGGGTCGTGGTGGATTCGACAACTGTCCCGACAACAGCTGAACCGCTACGTTATTTGCGCAGCGCATTGGCTTTTGAGCAAACGGGTCGTCCAGAATTGGCTTATGTGTTTTACCAACAAGCGCTAACGCAATGGCCGAAGGAGCCTGCGGTATTAACCGCTGCGGCGAATGCGGCCTTGAATACGGGTGATAGCCGGCGAGCCCGCAATTTATTTGAATCGCTGCTGCGCAATAATCCTAAAGAGCCTAATATTTGGAATAATTACGCTTACGCCTTGCAAGCCGACGGCTGTGATATGGCCGCGAGTATGGCAATTTCTGTTGCGTTACAGCTTGCTCCAGACGAAGAGGCCTTTAAACAAAGTGCCAAGGACTTCTTGTCAGGCCGTGGCTTCGATCCCGAACATTGCCCACAACCAGATGGTCCCCTACCTTTCTAG